The following coding sequences are from one Lolium rigidum isolate FL_2022 chromosome 6, APGP_CSIRO_Lrig_0.1, whole genome shotgun sequence window:
- the LOC124661043 gene encoding heat stress transcription factor A-4b-like: MEGGSLPPFLTKTYEMVDEPSTDAVVAWTPSGTSFVVASQPDFCRDLLPKYFKHNNFSSFVRQLNTYGFRKVDPEQWEFANEEFIRGQRYRLKNIHRRKPIFSHSSHSQGAAGPLAESEKRDYEEEIERLKCDNAALALQVEKNDQKKIDMDKKMQALEEKLFAVEHQQTSLISYVRDIVKAPGFHSTFAEQSDHHGKKRRLPRPISLHEDATNASTRENQITHCDLANSPPAHELYRESFDKMELSLNSLENFLKQASEAFGNDISYDGDCTGPSSAVVITELHSSGESDPHTRPAPSMMHTSSAGMGDSHSSRDIAESTSCAESPPLSQMHSIADSRAKISDIDVNMEPAVTETGPSRDEAAQDPPAAAAGANDGFWQQFLTEQPGSLVAHQEAESERRDREADQMTPGDRANFWWSKKSVEQMTEKLGHLTSAEKT, translated from the exons ATGGAGGGCGGATCGCTGCCGCCGTTCCTCACCAAGACGTACGAGATGGTGGACGAGCCGTCCACGGACGCGGTGGTCGCCTGGACGCCGTCCGGGACCAGCTTCGTCGTCGCCAGCCAGCCCGACTTCTGCCGGGATCTGCTACCCAAGTACTTCAAGCACAACAACTTCTCCAGCTTCGTGCGCCAGCTCAACACCTAC GGCTTTAGGAAAGTGGATCCGGAACAATGGGAGTTCGCGAACGAGGAGTTCATAAGAGGGCAGCGGTACCGGCTAAAGAACATCCACAGACGCAAGCCGATCTTCAGCCACTCATCGCACTCCCAGGGCGCCGCCGGACCGTTAGCGGAGAGCGAAAAGAGGGACTACGAGGAGGAAATCGAGAGGCTCAAGTGCGATAACGCAGCATTGGCCCTGCAGGTTGAAAAGAACGATCAGAAGAAAATCGACATGGACAAAAAGATGCAGGCTTTGGAAGAGAAGCTGTTTGCTGTCGAGCATCAGCAGACGAGCCTAATATCTTACGTCAGGGACATCGTGAAGGCGCCAGGGTTTCACTCTACCTTTGCAGAACAATCTGATCATCATGGGAAGAAGAGGAGACTGCCAAGACCGATTTCATTGCATGAGGATGCAACTAATGCGAGTACTCGGGAGAATCAGATTACGCATTGTGACTTGGCCAACTCACCACCAGCTCATGAACTTTACAGGGAATCGTTTGACAAAATGGAATTATCCCTCAACTCGTTGGAGAATTTCCTCAAGCAAGCGAGCGAGGCTTTTGGTAATGATATTTCGTACGATGGTGATTGCACAGGCCCTTCGTCAGCTGTTGTTATCACGGAGCTCCATTCGTCGGGGGAAAGTGATCCTCACACGCGGCCGGCTCCGTCGATGATGCATACTTCTTCAGCTGGCATGGGAGATTCTCATTCTTCTCGGGATATAGCAGAGTCGACCAGCTGTGCAGAAAGTCCTCCTCTTTCTCAAATGCATTCTATTGCAGATTCACGAGCTAAGATCTCTGACATTGATGTCAATATGGAACCTGCTGTTACAGAAACTGGTCCATCCAGAGACGAAGCTGCCCAAGACCCTCCTGCTGCCGCAGCTGGTGCAAACGATGGGTTTTGGCAGCAGTTTCTTACCGAGCAGCCTGGGTCGTTGGTTGCACATCAGGAGGCCGAATCAGAACGGCGAGACAGGGAAGCAGATCAAATGACACCAGGTGACCGGGCTAATTTTTGGTGGAGCAAGAAGAGTGTTGAACAGATGACAGAAAAACTGGGGCATCTCACCTCAGCTGAGAAAACCTGA